One genomic region from Ralstonia pseudosolanacearum encodes:
- the flgK gene encoding flagellar hook-associated protein FlgK: protein MSSSLLNIGATGLRVADINLQVTGNNISNASTAGYSRQEAVQTENIPMATGAGYLGQGVNVTTVKRIYDQFLTAQVQSGQAASSAADQLNSLVSGLDTYMSDSNSGLGSALTSFFNAADSLASNPSSTSARQVFLSAASTLQTRFNAISGQMASLSNQVNTQVQTQVNSVNSTTQQIAALNDQIAKAEAASGGQPANDLRDQRDQLVQTLNQSIKASVVQTSDGQYNIYVGNGQALVQGSQSYQLTTVASQYDPTQLSVGYKSPAGTVSIDDSQLGGGALGGLMQFRQNTLIPAQNSLGRLAAAVSADVNTQNKEGMDLNGKLGSDLFSTAGPSVAASSSNTGTGALTATITNANAGRGYDYQVKYSGGNYTVSHYPDGSGAVTVSSWPTTVDGVTLNLTGAMASGDSFLVRPTANAASTMQTLTSDYHAVAAASPVVVNQGSNNTGSASVASIGVDSTYAGSPLTSAVNLTYSGGSLSGFPGSVTVTVNGTATTYSGSAPYTQGATYSFNGIQMSLNGTPAANDTFTVSANTANSTDGHNASAFAQLRNATVLDNGTTSISSGWSNLVTQVGIQASQASANVTSQKALLASSTAQQQSVSGVNLDDEAMNLMKYQQAYQASAKVMQTANSLFDSLLSIANG, encoded by the coding sequence ATGAGCAGCTCCCTCCTGAATATTGGCGCGACCGGTTTGCGGGTCGCCGATATCAATCTGCAGGTGACCGGCAACAACATCTCCAACGCGAGCACGGCCGGCTATTCGCGCCAGGAAGCGGTGCAGACCGAAAACATCCCGATGGCCACCGGGGCCGGCTACCTTGGCCAGGGCGTCAACGTCACGACCGTCAAGCGCATCTACGATCAGTTCCTGACCGCCCAGGTGCAGAGCGGCCAGGCCGCCAGCAGCGCCGCCGATCAGCTCAACAGCCTGGTCTCGGGCCTGGACACCTACATGTCGGACAGCAACAGCGGCCTGGGCTCGGCGCTGACCAGCTTCTTCAATGCCGCCGACAGCCTGGCCTCCAATCCGTCCAGCACCAGTGCCCGCCAGGTCTTCCTGAGCGCGGCGAGCACCCTGCAGACCCGCTTCAACGCGATCTCGGGGCAGATGGCGTCGCTGTCGAACCAGGTCAACACGCAGGTGCAGACGCAGGTCAATAGCGTCAACAGCACCACCCAGCAGATCGCCGCGCTCAACGACCAGATCGCCAAGGCCGAAGCCGCGAGCGGCGGCCAGCCCGCCAATGACCTGCGCGACCAGCGCGACCAACTGGTGCAGACGCTCAACCAGTCGATCAAGGCCAGCGTGGTGCAGACCAGCGACGGCCAGTACAACATCTACGTCGGCAACGGCCAAGCGCTGGTGCAGGGCAGCCAGAGCTACCAGCTGACGACGGTGGCATCGCAATACGACCCGACGCAGCTGTCGGTGGGCTACAAGAGCCCGGCCGGCACGGTCAGCATCGACGACAGCCAGCTCGGCGGCGGTGCGCTGGGCGGCCTGATGCAGTTCCGCCAGAACACGCTGATCCCGGCGCAGAACAGCCTGGGCCGGCTGGCCGCGGCCGTCTCGGCCGACGTCAACACGCAGAACAAAGAGGGCATGGACCTGAACGGCAAGCTGGGGAGCGATCTCTTCTCCACCGCCGGCCCCAGCGTCGCGGCCAGCTCCAGCAACACCGGCACCGGTGCGCTGACGGCGACCATCACCAATGCCAACGCCGGCCGGGGCTACGACTACCAGGTCAAGTATTCGGGCGGCAACTATACGGTGTCGCATTACCCGGATGGCTCCGGCGCCGTGACGGTGTCGAGCTGGCCGACCACGGTCGACGGTGTCACGCTCAACCTGACGGGCGCGATGGCGAGCGGCGACTCCTTCCTGGTGCGCCCCACCGCCAATGCGGCCTCGACCATGCAGACGCTGACCTCCGACTACCACGCGGTGGCCGCGGCCTCGCCGGTGGTGGTCAACCAGGGCAGCAACAACACGGGCAGCGCGTCGGTGGCGTCCATCGGGGTGGACAGCACCTATGCCGGCTCGCCGCTGACCTCCGCCGTCAACCTGACCTACAGCGGCGGCTCGCTGTCGGGCTTCCCGGGCAGCGTGACGGTCACCGTCAACGGCACGGCCACCACCTACAGCGGCAGCGCGCCCTATACGCAGGGGGCGACCTATTCGTTCAACGGCATCCAGATGTCGCTGAACGGCACGCCGGCCGCCAACGACACCTTCACCGTCTCCGCCAACACGGCCAACAGCACGGACGGCCACAACGCCAGCGCCTTCGCGCAGTTGCGCAACGCCACGGTGCTGGACAACGGCACCACCTCGATCAGCTCGGGCTGGAGCAACCTGGTGACCCAGGTGGGCATCCAGGCCAGCCAGGCCAGTGCCAACGTGACGTCGCAGAAGGCGCTGCTGGCGAGCTCCACGGCGCAGCAGCAGTCGGTGTCGGGTGTCAACCTGGACGACGAGGCGATGAACCTGATGAAGTACCAGCAGGCGTACCAGGCGTCGGCCAAGGTGATGCAGACGGCGAACTCGCTGTTCGATTCGCTGCTGTCGATCGCCAACGGCTGA
- the flgL gene encoding flagellar hook-associated protein FlgL — protein MRVSTAQFFSASTSSMQTTQSNLVKLQQQISSGIALTAAGDNPAAMGQVLQLQQSQDTSDQFQVNRDATYARLNTVSSALSDVISTLQQGKQSTIAANTTLLTDSQRVGILAQVKQQYQQLLSSANQRDASGVALFAGANGTTAPFVSSGGSVQYVGSGQPPTVQVAQDISMSNSVSGDSVFVRVPNSDASNANANQSVFKTYENLITALSKPITTSADVTAIQTAVQTAQGNLDSAYQVALQAQVTVGTQQAQITTLNSSGSNFGEQLKEQISKLQSVDYTSAISQFSQQQVSLQAAQKTFSAMQGLSLFQYINP, from the coding sequence ATGCGAGTCAGTACCGCCCAGTTTTTCTCGGCGTCCACCTCGTCGATGCAGACCACGCAGTCGAACCTGGTCAAGCTGCAGCAGCAGATCTCGAGCGGGATCGCGCTCACCGCGGCCGGCGACAACCCGGCGGCCATGGGCCAGGTGCTGCAACTGCAGCAGTCGCAGGACACGAGTGACCAGTTCCAGGTCAACCGCGACGCCACCTACGCGCGCCTGAACACTGTGTCGTCGGCGCTCAGCGACGTGATCAGCACGCTGCAGCAGGGCAAGCAGTCGACCATCGCCGCCAATACCACGCTGCTGACGGATTCGCAGCGCGTCGGCATCCTGGCCCAGGTCAAGCAGCAGTACCAGCAGCTGCTGTCGAGCGCCAACCAGCGCGATGCATCGGGCGTGGCATTGTTTGCCGGCGCCAACGGCACCACCGCTCCGTTCGTCAGCTCGGGCGGCTCGGTGCAGTACGTCGGCAGCGGCCAGCCGCCCACGGTGCAGGTCGCGCAGGACATCTCGATGTCCAACTCGGTGTCCGGCGATTCCGTGTTCGTGCGCGTGCCCAACAGCGATGCGTCCAACGCGAACGCCAACCAGAGCGTCTTCAAGACGTACGAGAACCTGATCACGGCGCTGTCCAAGCCGATCACGACCTCGGCCGATGTGACCGCCATCCAGACGGCGGTGCAGACCGCGCAGGGCAATCTGGATAGCGCCTACCAGGTCGCCCTGCAGGCCCAGGTGACGGTCGGCACGCAGCAGGCGCAGATCACCACGCTCAACAGCAGCGGCTCGAACTTCGGCGAGCAGCTCAAGGAGCAGATCTCCAAGCTGCAGTCGGTGGACTACACCAGCGCCATTTCGCAGTTCTCGCAGCAGCAGGTGTCGCTGCAGGCCGCGCAGAAGACCTTCTCGGCCATGCAGGGGCTGTCGCTGTTCCAGTACATCAATCCCTGA
- a CDS encoding YoaK family protein: MPIQYLRRLTSPERTDETNRRLGQSLAFVAGAANAGGFLAVRQYTSHMSGIVSAVADDLVLGDWPLVLAGVASLLAFLGGAACTAVLVNWGRRRSTQSAFALPLMLEAALLLGFGLMGASLSHYRVVFVPATVALLCFMMGLQNAIITKISRAEIRTTHVTGLTTDIGIEIGKALYWNRGHRHLHAVVADRSRLRLLSSLLGMFFLGGVTGAMGFKYVGYVATIPLASILMALAVVPVMDDLVARRP, from the coding sequence ATGCCCATCCAGTATCTCCGCCGCCTGACCAGCCCCGAGCGCACCGACGAGACCAATCGTCGGCTCGGGCAGTCGCTGGCGTTCGTCGCCGGCGCGGCCAACGCGGGCGGCTTTCTTGCCGTCAGGCAATACACCTCGCATATGTCGGGCATCGTCTCGGCCGTGGCCGATGACCTGGTGTTGGGCGATTGGCCGCTGGTGCTGGCGGGCGTCGCCTCGCTGCTGGCTTTCCTGGGCGGTGCGGCCTGCACGGCCGTGCTGGTCAACTGGGGGCGCCGCCGCAGCACGCAGAGCGCGTTCGCGCTGCCGCTGATGCTGGAGGCGGCGCTGCTGCTGGGCTTCGGCCTGATGGGGGCCTCGCTCAGCCACTACCGCGTGGTGTTCGTGCCCGCCACGGTGGCGCTGCTGTGCTTCATGATGGGGCTGCAGAATGCCATCATCACCAAGATCTCCAGGGCGGAAATCCGCACCACGCACGTCACCGGGCTGACCACCGATATCGGGATCGAGATCGGCAAGGCGCTGTACTGGAACCGCGGGCATCGCCACCTCCATGCCGTGGTCGCCGACCGGTCGAGGCTGCGCCTGCTGTCTTCGCTGCTGGGGATGTTCTTCCTGGGCGGCGTGACGGGCGCGATGGGGTTCAAGTACGTCGGCTACGTGGCGACGATCCCGCTGGCATCGATCCTGATGGCGTTGGCGGTGGTGCCGGTGATGGATGATCTGGTGGCGCGGCGACCGTAG